One stretch of Nicotiana tabacum cultivar K326 chromosome 18, ASM71507v2, whole genome shotgun sequence DNA includes these proteins:
- the LOC142172928 gene encoding uncharacterized protein LOC142172928 isoform X1, with protein MSTIQNEPFSIMTKIPFELRLWWNDLGKEGQDKVKKYLKDLPDLLNIQPRGDIIRSLVTCWDSAHNVFHFSDFELTPTLEEIAGYIGNDEATLRFKYLIAPRAVTIHRFLDSLKIPRTFHHPDFAKGFCSLRLIYARYGHVGGFNKPDFKLCSRDNRQKWDEHRLVAFMIAFLGLIVFPRKDGNIDLKVAGVVSTLLTQDKSTLAPMIMADIFRALTACRAGGNFFEGCNLLLQMWMIDHLCHRSQLLGYGSPEKTCIGEFYTRIKGVSLPEGVTAWTSFFRTLTANQIQWTLGWFPVEEILYMPATRPHFLLMGLKSIQSYAPYRVLRQLGRYQVVPKDEDLSTQVVEISPDGRFPEKEVRQIWSECQHLTANTCVLDTAKGEVSPGYHAWFRGDTSCERPAKRPHLIDFAESSQEQWNWLAKENGYRVEIGELKQQVESLKFNNSVQVAADRGERNRLTQENKELRAQIQKLRMAPDKQPRCRSDEQLIKGLKNEVREWRDGLEKFENIMAKLKAQWGTRADKRCRYLNQLKHDHEKALANMKRNVATLEGKTVKQAEDFQIESGHCYDLLA; from the coding sequence atgagcacaatacaaaacgaacccttttcaataatgaccaagatcccttttgagttgcgattatggtggaatgacctaggaaaggaagggcaagacaaagtaaagaagtatctgaaagatcTCCCAGATTTGCTTAACatccagcctcggggtgatattatcagatcattggtcacttgctgggattcagcacataatgtattccacttctcggactttgagctcaccccgacattggaagaaatagcgggatacatcggAAATGATGAAGCTacgttaaggttcaagtacttgattgcacccAGGGCCGTCActatacaccggtttctggattccctaaaaataccccgaacatttcaccatccagattttgcaaaaggtttctgcagtctccgcctcatatatgctagatacggccacgtgggcgggttcaataagccagacttcaaactatgcagtagagataaccgacaaaagtgggatgaacacaggctggtagcttttatgatagcttttttgggtcttatagtattcccaaggaaagacggaaacattgatttgaaagtagctggggtcgtcagtaccttgctcacccaagataaaagcactctggcgcctatgattatggctgacatattccgggctctcactgcttgccgaGCCGGGGGCAACTTTTTCGAGGGATGTAAcctattgttgcaaatgtggatgatcgatcatttatgccaccgctcccagctcttgggttacggttcgcccgagaagacttgcattggagaattttacacaagaatcaaaggggttagtctacccgagggagtcacagcttggacgtcattcttccgaactctcactgccaaccaaatccagtggacgctcggatggtttCCTGTTGAGGAAATcctatacatgccggcaaccaggccccactttctgttaatgggactcaaaagcatccaatcctatgcaccgtatcgggttttgaggcaacttgggaggtatcaagtagttccgaaagatgaagacttgagtaCCCAGGTGGTTGAAATCagtcctgacggtcggttccccgaaAAAGAAGTTCGccagatctggagtgagtgtcaacatttgacGGCAAATACTTGCGTGTTGGATACGGCTAAAGGAGAAGTTTCCccggggtatcacgcttggttcagaggtgacACGTCCTGCGAGAGaccagctaaaagacctcatctcataGATTTTGCTGAGTCATCCCAggagcaatggaactggttagcaaaggaaaatggttatcgggtggagatcggtgagttgaagcaacaggttgaaagtctgaaattcaataacagtgTGCAAGTTGCTGCGGATCGAGGTGAAAGGAATAGATTGACCCAAGAAAATAAagaacttagggcccaaatccagaaattgagaatggctcctgataaacaaccaaggtgtcgatcagatgagcagttgataaaagggctgaaaaatgaagtcagggaatggcgggatggTTTAGAAAAATTTGAGAACATCATGGCAAAACTCAAAGCACAGTGgggtacaagagcagataagcgttgccgatacttgaatcaattgaaacaCGACCACGAGAAAGCTCTTGCCAACATGAAGAGAAatgtggctacacttgagggTAAAACAGTTAAGCAGGctgaggatttccaaattgaaagcggacactgttacgacttgttggcctaa
- the LOC142172928 gene encoding uncharacterized protein LOC142172928 isoform X2, translating to MIELVHEGGEPKKPSQTVMMICATLKEKSIDEEAGVQLKWEDVKPVVILGKNPSAATRKPEPAKLVITGASSATVVVVKGVCREPVIIKPVVQTPVIDSKAVPWKYEKAVVMYKGQQVEENSCEAHGLTRSGRCFAPAELRRPNPAATKKPVSEEKAEEFLKKMKVQDYSVVEQLKKTPAQILLLSLLIHSDEHRRALMKILNEAHVPNEISVNHLEMIANKIFEVNRVTFSDDDLPVEGMEHNKALYLTVKCEDSAVTRALVDNGSSSNICPLSTLNQLKIDHGRIHKNSICIRGFDGNGTATVGDIVLELTIGPVEFTMEFQVLDVAVSYNLLLGRPWIHAAKAVPSTLHQMVKFEWDRQDVVLHGEDFACTIGGAIVPFIETNDDKGPWVYQIFDAVSANKIPEGTSIPHPRIASATVMIVSEMLSNGFVPGKGLGAELQGIVQPVSLPKNVETFGMGFKPTSADVRHARKMKKKVWVLPKPVTCLSRSFVIAGTRKLSVPKVLGPMIGPDGDLDEGFERLFAGVNMVEAGEGSSRVDIQFVGPRAKINSWTATPLPTRRESW from the coding sequence atgatcgagcttgtgcacgaaggaggggagccgaagaaaccctcacagacagtgatgatgatctgTGCCACTCTGAAAGAAAAATCGATCGatgaggaagcaggggtacagttgaagtgggaagatgtcaagccagtggtgatattggggaagaatccatctgccgctacaaggaaaccagaaccagccaagttggtaataacgggagcatcatctgcaaccgtggttgttgtgaagggggtctgcagggaaccAGTCATCATAAagccagtagtccaaacaccagtgattgatagcaaggccgtgccttggaagtacgagaaggcagtggtgatgtacaagggacaacaagtggaggagaatagttgtgaggcgcatggactgactcgatcaggacggtgttttgctccggcggagttgagaagacccaatccagctgcaacaaagaaacctgtgtcagaagaaaAAGCTGAGGaattcttaaagaagatgaaagtgcaggattactccgtggtcgaacagttgaagaaaacaccggcccagatcttgCTGCTATCATTACTcatccattcggatgaacatcgtcgggccctgatgaagatactaaatgaagctcatgtgccaaatgagatttctgtaaatcacctggaaatgattgccaacaaaattttcgaggtgaacagggtaacattttcagatgatgatctgccagtggagggcatggagcataataaagctctctacctaactgtcaaatgtgaagattcggcagttactcgggcattggtggataatggctcaagctccaatatttgtccattatccaccctgaaccagttgaagatcgaccacggaagaatccacaagaatagcatttgcatccgaggatttgacggaaatggaacagccaccgtgggggatattgtacttgagttgaccatcggtccagtcgagtttactatggagttccaggtattggatgtcgcggtatcttataaccttttgttgggacgaccgtggatccacgcggccaaagcagtgccatccacattgcatcaaatggtcaagtttgaatgggacagacaagatgTGGTGCTGCATGGGGAAGACTTTGCATGCACTATAGGAGgtgccattgtgccattcatagaaacCAACGATGACAAAGGCCCttgggtttaccagatttttgatgcagtgtcagCAAACAAGATCCCTGAGGGTACAAGCATTCCACACCCCAGAATAGCTTCTGCCACCGTCATGATAGTTTCAGAGATGCTGAGTAACGGGTTcgtgccaggaaaaggtctgggggctgaacttcaaggtattgtccaacctgtctcttTACCCAAGAATGTAGAGACCTTTGGgatgggattcaagcccacatcAGCAGATGTCAGACATGCCCGTAAGATGAagaagaaagtgtgggttcttccCAAGCCAGTCACGTGCCTGTCTAGATCCTTTGTCATAGCAGGTActagaaagttgtcggtcccgaaagttctcggaccaatgattgggccagatggagatttagatgagggctttgaaaggttgTTCGCCGGTGTCaacatggtagaagctggagaaggttccagtagggtggatatacaatttgtggggcctagggccaagaTCAACAgttggacagctactcctcttcctacccggagggagtcttggtag